A single Lolium perenne isolate Kyuss_39 chromosome 6, Kyuss_2.0, whole genome shotgun sequence DNA region contains:
- the LOC127305658 gene encoding uncharacterized protein has product MSMNMKALALCMLVLAIAAVTALGFSSDENAVPGNAQCGGRRKCGGGLCCSRFGYCGLGGDYCGAGCQNGPCYRIANVDENDVPSNAQCGDRRRCGGGLCCSRYGFCGLGGDYCGAGCQNGPCYRTANCDENALPANAQCGGRKKCGGGLCCSKYGYCGRGRDYCGVGCQSGPCSKAADVLSDEMM; this is encoded by the coding sequence ATGTCCATGAACATGAAGGCCCTCGCACTATGCATGTTGGTCCTTGCCATTGCTGCAGTGACCGCCCTCGGCTTCAGTAGTGATGAAAATGCTGTGCCCGGGAACGCGCAATGTGGAGGCAGAAGGAAGTGCGGCGGTGGCCTCTGTTGCAGCAGGTTCGGGTACTGCGGCCTCGGTGGCGACTACTGTGGTGCCGGGTGCCAGAACGGTCCGTGCTATAGAATAGCCAACGTTGATGAGAATGATGTGCCCAGCAACGCGCAGTGCGGAGACAGAAGGAGGTGTGGCGGTGGCTTATGCTGCAGCAGGTATGGGTTCTGCGGCCTCGGCGGCGACTACTGTGGTGCCGGGTGCCAGAACGGGCCGTGCTATAGAACAGCCAACTGCGATGAAAATGCCCTCCCCGCCAACGCGCAGTGCGGAGGAAGAAAGAAGTGTGGTGGCGGCCTCTGCTGCAGCAAGTACGGGTACTGCGGCCGCGGCCGTGACTACTGTGGTGTCGGGTGCCAGAGCGGCCCGTGCAGCAAAGCGGCCGACGTCCTCTCCGATGAAATGATGTAG